The window aaagatacctctttaaaatggtaaaaggtATTCCcccatcccacaaaagatgtcacacttgtgggacgacacgagattttaggagattttgttttatgtgttaaatagagagagaaaatatagtttttatatttatgtgagatagaactttttccaaaacgagaaatgtgacatcttttgtgggacaaactaaaaaggaaagtgtgacatcttttgttggacaaactaaaaagaaaagtatgacatcttttgtgggacgggggagtataatacattctcaaatacggtattataaaattttaccccttgaaaaataatttttcaagaaaagaaggaaaatatgatagttataagattttacATCTCCGTTGATGGATAGGTATAGATACCtctttaaaatggaaaaaggtataataccttctccTATACCTTTCCTCTtgaagaattatttttcatgaaaagaagataaatatggtagttataaaattttaactttCCATTTACCTCTCCCATTGAAAATGCTCTTATGAAATTGAAAGTGGTCTGGGCtagaaaatgtgatttaaGTTTTATAGTTATACCATTCAAGGACGGAACAGCATAGGTCAAACCCTCATGAGCTCCAACCGGGGGGTTTGGTTGGTATCATCCGCCCATTTGCATGGGGAGAAGGAGTTGAAGAGGTGATAAACACGtaatttacatgattttaaGGCCTAAACTTGGCTAGTTTTTATTGCATATCATATGAAATTTCTACTTGAATGTTCAAAGAAACTGGGCATGACCAAAGGTCTGCTAAATACAAGTCGACGGCCGCGGAGCCAGCCAACGCCCATCGAGACGTCCAGCGGCCCGCTTTGGAAATGCCTGCACCAAGAAAGGCACGCACAACGCCGGCCGAACATATAGTTTCATTGctcattcttaaattttattgtattttcttAGTTTTAAAGCATGTTCTGAGCTTCGTAGTGTTAATCTTGCTTTTCACTTACTAGTAGATATCTTTCTTGCATTAAAACAAGCATTCATTGTTAAGTCTCACTTTAGATCTGTAGTTTCATTTGCATTGAGTAGTTGCTACTTGCTCGACCAAGTTTATACAGTCTATTCAGTCAAGTTCTCCACTATGACTACCTTGAGTTCTCTTGAGTagtttatatagtactccctccgtcccaaggaagatgacccctttcttgggcggcacgggattttatgcagttaatttttgtgtgttaagaggagagagtaaagtaagagagagagagtaaagtagagatatatgtgttttcattttaagtaatgggtaatcttggttgggacaaaccaaaaaggaaagtgagtcatctttaatgggacggagggagtatctctTAACTCAAGCTTGCAACTCGACTTAAGAGATACTGTATAAACTTGGTCGAGCAAGTAGCAACTACTCAGTTCGATTGATTCGCAAGCTATCTTGCTTGAGTTCTCGACTATGGTTAGCTTGACCGACTTATTTGCTTTCATGGTTTAGATTAGCTTAGATTTACGTGCCAAGCAGATTGCTTTGggaataaattttaagatacAAAGAGATTTAGGAATACAAATTTCACAAGTATAAGTTACATAGAAACTTGTTTCCAAAGCAGATTGCTTTGTGAATATACaccaaaaataagatatgaatACTCATTTTACTAAAGGAATTTTAGTTTTCCCTTGGATGCAGACAACTGAAGACGACAAGCCGCCTTTTCAGCTCCCGCCAAGCCAAAGCATTCATCTGCTGACCCAAGAGTCACGGCAAAGTAAAGATAAATAGTGCAGAGAACTACGAGGAGGGAAAGAGCAGTCAGGAGGAATCGATGTCTCTGAACAAGGGTTGCCCAGCTTCCCAATTCTGCGTCTCGCGAGTGTTGCTTCCTAGAACGAGGAGAGAAAGCAGACTGCGTCTGCTGCGACCTTCGATGAGGGGAAGTTATTATGCTGTCGAGAGCCATGTTTTAGAATCGCAAGAATCAATTCCTGCACGTATTTTATCCCGTGATGTAAACATTCAAGATCatctcaaaaaccaaaaatggcTTCAAAACACTTGTCAATAATATTTCCACGATCccattgaaaatgaaacgtttttctttttggattgtctcattcaaaatgaaacgtttcttaaaatgaaaacaacactctctctactttttcctctcacTTATTATACTCtatcttcattaactcataaaacagCCCTACATAAAATCcttgtcaaaaatcaaatatttcatatttaatgtgcccaaaaatcaaatgtttcatatttaatggaacggaaggagtatgaGCCAAACTTTAACACAAACAAAGATACATTGCTGTGTGCCAAGTGGAGTATACTTTGTTTATATAAGTAAATGGATAGAAATTTAAAGGCAGCGTCGTTCAACGCTGAGCATTTTTGCTGATTGAATGCAGTGAAGCTTAAATGTCAAAAGCTACatagaaaaattcaattttgactAATAAGATGAAAATGTGTTCATATCTATTTATGGATTAATGCTGTATAATCAAGAGCAGtctcttaaaaaataaaactatatctaTTTCAGGCcgtcttttaaaaatagaaactttctattttagaaagtaGACTCAACAATCCAACTCTATTtctacttactttttttcttcatgtCTCTTACcttactcatttttctctccatctttcttactttatcaattcttctctcttattttactaattgtgcattaaaatccgccgttttaaaagtttctatttttcaaagaCGAAGTAGTATACCAACATAATTTGTCCAGCATTTATTAAACAACAACATAAAAACCTCATTACGATTCCAAATTATATCATTTACTTGAATAATCTCCTACGCAAAGTTCTTCCTTTTTTCCCAATCACATTTGCCAGATCAACCCGATCCGAAGCCCTAatcttcaaatcaaatcataaaCAATAAAGCCAAATGAACTCCAAACTAATACGCAATTAATCAATAATACGATTAGCACAATTCTCAGAAACCTAAATCAGAAAAATCGCGCAAACAAAGAGCGAGAAAAGTGGCAGATCTATATGGATTAAGAACATACCTGCTGACGCGAGGAGAAAAGAGAAGCTTAAACAAAAAGATACTTCAAACCCAAATGATTGAAGCATCTAATGTCATTCAACGATTTTTTCTGTGAATTTATAATGCATTTCTCCCTCGCTTGTGAATCGGCATGATTTAAGGATAATGTTAGGCGCAAACGTGAGAGAAAGAACCTCAAGAATTGACGGAGtactatttctctttttcctgTTTAATGCTTTTCctttaataatgaaaatcaatatttaatgatttttaatatctCACCCATTATTTGATAGGGAAATTAGTAGAGATGTCGAAGGTTTATACTTTATACTTTGGGCGGTTAATTGGGAATCGTAACCAGTGGTTACAGTTTTGAACTCGGAACTGTGAGATTTAAATGGAACCAAAACTACTATATTTAGAACCGTGGACTGGTTCAGGTTCTAAAATTTTGAAGCTGAAACCATGACAAACCTCTTGAAAATCGTGAAATCGAACTGGAACCGCATAAAACCACGGAAACCAGCAGTTTTGAAACCGAACTGAACTCGAAAAGCACTCGAAAAAAGTGCCGGTTCGGAACCTTGGGCATATCTCTTGAAATAGGTCGTCCAcaacttaacacacaaaacacagtaaaattcatttatttaaattctataTACTTTACATATCATCATTTTGCTTGCCACATAACATATAAATCATCCAGCCCAAGCACGTGCAATTGGGCCATAAATTCAGCCCTTAAAATTCGTCTACCCCATTTTTACAactgtttttaattttatgtaaacaaataaattaaaataataaaataacataaattaaaggtaataCCAAAACATatacacttaatttttttaaaaaaagttacgaagcaaaaaaaaagggaaataaaaaaaactacccCTCCGTCCCggttaagatgacacattccttagcTGACACgtgattttaggagttattggttaatgtgttttaattggagagagaaaaggtaggtggaagtattaaaatagagagagaaagaaagatgaatattttaatagaagtggaaaaaagtgattgggtgtattaattggagagagaaagtttccataaaaggaaatgtgtcattttaattgggacaaactctaaaaaggaaaacgtgttatcttaagtgggacggagggagtagtagaaTAAAGGAATAAACCAAATCAATTGAATCTCAATTGATCTGGTTAGGTTGCTGGAAGACTTTTGTCTCTTTCTCGTCTTGGATCAGAGAGAGTGACCTGACGGCTGACGATG is drawn from Salvia hispanica cultivar TCC Black 2014 chromosome 6, UniMelb_Shisp_WGS_1.0, whole genome shotgun sequence and contains these coding sequences:
- the LOC125193534 gene encoding uncharacterized protein LOC125193534, coding for MALDSIITSPHRRSQQTQSAFSPRSRKQHSRDAELGSWATLVQRHRFLLTALSLLVVLCTIYLYFAVTLGSADECFGLAGAEKAACRLQLSASKGKLKFL